Genomic segment of Candidatus Eremiobacterota bacterium:
AAGTAGGCGCTTGGAGCAAAGCTGACAGATTGCATTTCATTGTGCAGGGGTCTCCTTATACCGGCGCACAAGGACTTGGGAAGGGAGCTGTCGAAGAAAGAGGAAATCCGCCATTGGAGGCCCCTATGCCTTACCCCAAAGACCTTCTCTCCGATGATGAGCGTGTAATTCTGGACCTCCGGCCTCACTGGATCTCGGTGATTCCCGCCCTTCTATGGGCAGCGGGGATTGCCGGCCTCGCTGCAGCTTCCCTGATGATGGGAGGGATTGCCATCCCGCCGCTTGCCATAGCCATTGTGGTGATAGCCCTCATTGCCATATTTCTGCTTGCAGGCATCCCGCTGCTGCGGTGGCACCATACGCAGTTCGTGCTCACCAGCGAGCGGCTCATCACAAGGGAAGGCGTGCTTGCCAGAAAAGCCCGGGAGATCCCTCTCAACCGCATCAATGACGTGACCTTCACGCAGTCATTCCTGGAGCGCCTTGTCGGCTCGGGAAACCTCACCATTGAGTCGGCAGGAGAGCAGGGTATAAACCGCCTTGTCTTTATCCGCCAGCCGGAGCAGGTGCAGCATGAGATTTACAAGGCTATGGAACACGTTGAAAAATCAGCCGGCACCGGGGAGGCTCCCGAGGATATCCCCACGCAGATAGAGAAGCTTGCGGCGCTGAGGGACAAAGGGATAGTGACCCCCGAGGAGTTTGAGAAGAAAAAGAAAGAGCTCCTCGAGAGAATGTGATCTCCTCCGCGCTGCGCGTAAAACAATGACGGCAACGGCCAATGACCCGAATTACATATCATGGAGAGATAAAAATGAAAGTGACACTGATGGAAAAGCTGATTGTGAGCTTTATTATCGTTGTCTCCATCACGAGCATAGTGACCATCTATATCGGAAGAAGACTGATAATAGAGAAATGGATAAAACAGATTCAGGATAACGTGATAACCGATCTCTATTTTGCGAGGGAAGTCTATAATAATGAGCTTCATTGCATAAACCTCACGGTGAGGCTTGCCGCTGACCAGAGCTTCCTGAAGAAAAGAAATAAAGGGAAACCTGGCGATTATGCCGCTTTGATAAACGGAATGAAGAGGATCATGAAAAGCGAGTCAATGGATGTATTGACGCTCACCGATGAGCGCGGAAGGGTAATCGCCCGCGGGAGAAATCCCGAGGTCACGGGCGATGATGAATCCGGCGATGAAATGGTGGAATACGTGTTATCAACCAGGAAATCCGTAGCCTCCACGGTGATTATCTCCAGAGATGAGCTTTTGAAAGAAGGCATAGATCTTGCACAGCGCGCCCACATAAAATATATTCCCACCATGAAGGCGAAAAAGACTGACAAGACCGAAGAAACCTCGGGAATGGTGCTCAAAGCGGCATCACCGGTATTTGACGACTCAGGAAAGCTCATCGGGGTCATTTACGGCGGCAATCTCCTCAACAGGAACTTTGATATCGTGGACAAGGTGAAAAACGTGGTGTACAAGGGAATGACGCACAAGGGAAAGGATATGGGCACGGTCACCATTTTTCAAAGGGACCTGAGGGTCTCCACAAACGTGAGAAATGAAGACGGGAGCAGGGCAATCGGAACCCGCGTCTCTGAAGAGGTCTATGACAAGGTGCTGGTGGAAGGGAAGCGGTGGACCGACAAGGCCTTTGTGGTGAACAACTGGTACATCACCGCCTACGAGCCGATAAAAGACACCATCACGGGAGAAATCATAGGGATTCTTTATGGCGGGGTCCTTGCAGATAAATTCGTGGAAGAAAGACAGAATACGGAGCTCATGTTCCTCGGCATCGCCCTCACCGGGGTGATCCTCGCCATTATCGCTTCCTATATGCTCTCGCGAAGCATATCAAGGCCCATCAAGAGCCTGCTGA
This window contains:
- a CDS encoding PH domain-containing protein codes for the protein MPYPKDLLSDDERVILDLRPHWISVIPALLWAAGIAGLAAASLMMGGIAIPPLAIAIVVIALIAIFLLAGIPLLRWHHTQFVLTSERLITREGVLARKAREIPLNRINDVTFTQSFLERLVGSGNLTIESAGEQGINRLVFIRQPEQVQHEIYKAMEHVEKSAGTGEAPEDIPTQIEKLAALRDKGIVTPEEFEKKKKELLERM
- a CDS encoding cache domain-containing protein, with the protein product MKVTLMEKLIVSFIIVVSITSIVTIYIGRRLIIEKWIKQIQDNVITDLYFAREVYNNELHCINLTVRLAADQSFLKKRNKGKPGDYAALINGMKRIMKSESMDVLTLTDERGRVIARGRNPEVTGDDESGDEMVEYVLSTRKSVASTVIISRDELLKEGIDLAQRAHIKYIPTMKAKKTDKTEETSGMVLKAASPVFDDSGKLIGVIYGGNLLNRNFDIVDKVKNVVYKGMTHKGKDMGTVTIFQRDLRVSTNVRNEDGSRAIGTRVSEEVYDKVLVEGKRWTDKAFVVNNWYITAYEPIKDTITGEIIGILYGGVLADKFVEERQNTELMFLGIALTGVILAIIASYMLSRSISRPIKSLLIAARSMTRGELGIQVMPSGSKETQALTKAFNQMSLSLKESRDSLRRSTQEQLIRSEKLATIGQLAAGVAHEINNPLGSALLYSELILDELKEEPVNAENALENMEKLTRNVSRCKAIVKGLLDFARQTEPELVMADINEVLNKTFSLIEHQPIFHDVKVVKEFKASLPKIGIDRNQVQQVFTNIILNAAEAMAKGGILTVKSKLSQDGNSLEVEFTDTGCGIPEEIIKKVFDPFFTTKETGKGTGLGLSISYGIIQKHNGDIQVKSIPGEGTTFTVILPMEQ